The Salicibibacter halophilus DNA window ATGGAAGCAATGGTGGATGTTGGAATTTCCTTTAATGAGAATATCAGTGAAACGATGAAAGTCTTGCAAGACGCCATGAATCGTTTGGCTGAAAAAGAAGACGGTATTCTTGAAGGTCCGGACGTGCTCGGTGTCGGCTCTATCGATGAATACGATGTGAAAATTCGAATTCTCGCCTACACCGGAAACTTGCAACAATGGGGCATCCAACGGAAAATACTCCAGGCAAGCAAAGAAGCACTTGACGAAGCCGGCATCGAAATCCCGGTTCCACAACAAGTTTATTTCCAAGAAGAAAGAGATCGGTAAGAAATAGATAAATAGCGAAAAGCCAAAGGTTCCTATGTGCCAGTGCCTTTGGCTTTTTTACGTTGACAGTTTTTCAGGGATACCGTGATAATGTCCGAACACGTGGGCTGATTGAGCAAAAATGCACAAAAGAAACCGAGCGTGATATACATTGCTATCACTCGCCCGGCAGTCGGAGAGGTGTTAACCAATCTACCCCCTTCTTTTTCAATCATCAATGACTGCTTCAACGCACCCCGATTTCGCGTTCCTCGCCTTGCAGAGGTGCGTTGGTGCCTTCAACTGGAAGTAGAATAAAAGTTGGACACACAAAATTGGTGCATTGTTAAAATGGATCTAAAGGAGTGTGCCTATTTTGCAACATCATGATATAGAATTTAAACGGTATGCGGTGAAACTTATCGTTCATGAGGGTAAAAAAAGAGCAGATGTCGCGAGAGAGCATGGAATCTCCGCTAGCACGCTGGAAAATTGGGTGAGAAATTATCGTGAGGATAAGGGGGACTCCCTTTTCGGAAGCGGTTATCTCACGCCAGCGGAAGAGCAACATCAACGGGACGTGAAAAGAATTGAGGAATTGGAAGAAGAAGTGGCGATTCTAAAAAAGGCAGCGGCCTTCTTCGCCAAAAACCAGGAGTGATCTACCACTTCATCGAGGAACACCGACAAGAGTTTCGTGTGGCGAAGATGTGCGAGGTTTTAGGTGTTTCCAGAGGCGGCTATTACGAATGGCGCAACCGCCCGCAATGCCCGCAAAAACAGCGAAAAGAAACCATCGTTGAGGCCATCGAGCAAATCTTTATCCAATTCCGGAAAACGTTTGGGAGTCCGCGGATAACGAGGGAACTGCATAAACACGGCTTTACAGTCACTCAGAAAACGGTGTCGAATTATATGCGAGAATATGATCTTCGCCCAAAGACCGCCATGAAGAAAGGGAAAAAGACAACCGATTCCAATCATGATCACCCGGTGTATCCCAACCTGCTTCAACGGGATTTTCATACAGATCATCCCAACGAGGCTTGGGTGGCGGATATCACCTATATCTGGACCCGGGAAGGCTGGCTTTACCTGGCATCGGTGATGGACTTATTTTCTCGTAAGATCATTGGCTGGAATATCAGTCACCGTCTCACGAAAGAACTGGCCATAACTGCCTTACATCGGGCGATGCGCCTTCAACCTCCGCAAGAGGGACTCATCCACCACTCAGACCGGGGGAGCCAATATGCCTCCCATGCCTATCAGGCTATTCTCCAGGAACACGGCATGCTCACAAGTATGAGCCGGAAAGGCGATTGTTATGACAATGCGTGCATCGAGTCTTTTCACGCTACCATTGAAAAAGATCTGCTGGCCCATGAAACCTACGATACACGGGAGGAGGCTAAGATGAGCGTTTGGGAGTACATTGCCTGCTTTTACAACGAAGAACGTACCCATTCCACCATTGGCTATATGTCGCCTAACCAATTCGACCGGCAGTATAGACAAGCTCAAAGAGGCGACATGACGGTGTAACGAAAAAACGCTGATAGCAAATATGATCGTTATGCTGGGAGCCGTGAAGTTTACCTTTGACAGCTGTGCCCGATGCCCCGATTCACCGGTTGGGGATGGGGCCCCTCCGCCGAATCGGGAGCATCGATCGGTTCGTGGTACACTGACGGATGCGGCTGATGCGCCCATGAGCTTTTTTCTCCCAGCCGCCATCAGATGCACACCACGAACCGAAGCAGCTGTCAAAGGCGGCGGATTCAGAAATAGCAACTTGAAACTTGAGGACTAAAAAGGCACCAATTTTCTGTGCTCGTATTATTGACATAACTCCACAACGCACCCCGATTTCGTGTTCCTCGCCTTGCAGAGGTGCGTTGGCAACTTCAACGCACCCCGATTTCGCGTTCCCTGTCCTTCAGAGGTGCGTTGGCAACTTCAACCTCAGGTAAGCAAGCAGTGAAGATTTCCGAACACCGAGCGTGAAGCTCCCCATCTCTATAAATCGCCAGGCGGCAGGTCACTAATCACCCCGCTTACACCTAATGTCTCCATTTCTTTCGCATCTGTCTTATTTTTAACAGCATAGGGAAAAACTCTCATGCCTTGCTTCTGCCAACGCTCTACTTCATTTTTTTGCACAACGGCCACATGCGGATGGAGCGAATGAACGTCAAACGGAGCAAAAAGGCGGAGATAGCTTTCCAAATTGACTGCTCGAAAATTCATGAGCAGGCCGATGTTTACCGCTGGATTCCATTCTTTTAACCGATATAAACATGCATGGTCAAAAGAAGAAACGATTGTGTTTTCTTCGCGATCACGGTGCACCAGCGCTTGGTTTACTTTCTTTTCGATCTCCGGGTAAACGTGTGGGATGTTTTTGATTTCTATATTCAGCAACATATTCGGCGGGACAAAATCCAATACTTCCTCCAACGTCGGGACAGGTTCGCCGCGATATTGTTCGCTAAACCAAGCGCCCGCATCCAATGTGGCCAGCTCGGGATCCGACATATCCCGAATCCGGCCTTCCCCATCCGTGGTGCGCCCGACATGTTCATCATGCATGACGAATAATTCCCCATCTTTTGAAACATGAACATCAAACTCAATACCGGAAGCACCACTGTCTATCGCACGTCTAAACGCGGCGAACGTGTTCTCCGGCGCTTTTTCGGAGTATCCTCGATGCGCAATCCACTTCATTTCATTTCCTCATCCAAGTATTGAATGATATGGTTCACAGCAATAGGGATCGCCCCTTCATCGGGGGTAAGTTTTGGGTCGTGCAGTCCCTTTTCGCTATCGACCCCTAGCCAAAACATGAATCCCGGTATTTTTTCTATAAAAAAACCGAAGTCCTCGCCGGTCATAGCCATGGCTGCTTCTCTAAAATGTACGTCTTTGCTTTTCTCTGAAAAAGACATAAAAGACGTTACCTTTTCACTGTTCCATACTTGTTTATACTGCGCTCCCCATTCCACATCCACGTCACAATCGAAGCTTGCCGCGATACCGGCACATATTTTCCGAACATGTTTCTGCACAAGGTCCATTGCTTCCTGAGATAACGTACGGATGGTTCCCTCCGTATCGGCTTTTTCGGCAATGATGTTTTCTTTTGTTCCACTC harbors:
- a CDS encoding glycerophosphodiester phosphodiesterase, with the protein product MKWIAHRGYSEKAPENTFAAFRRAIDSGASGIEFDVHVSKDGELFVMHDEHVGRTTDGEGRIRDMSDPELATLDAGAWFSEQYRGEPVPTLEEVLDFVPPNMLLNIEIKNIPHVYPEIEKKVNQALVHRDREENTIVSSFDHACLYRLKEWNPAVNIGLLMNFRAVNLESYLRLFAPFDVHSLHPHVAVVQKNEVERWQKQGMRVFPYAVKNKTDAKEMETLGVSGVISDLPPGDL